A genomic stretch from Aminobacter aminovorans includes:
- a CDS encoding ribonucleotide-diphosphate reductase subunit beta — MLDWSEPKSTPIVPPLAGAPVADATGLGAIERGGGRVRVDDKRMINARADVNQLLPLKYRWAWEKYLAGCNNHWMPTEVSMQADIALWKSKDGLTDDERRMIKRNLGFFAASESLVANNIVLAIYRHLTNPECRQYLLRQAFEEAVHTHTFQYIVESLSLDEGELFNMYREVPSITDKAAWALKHTQHLDDPDFRTGTPETDQAFMRDLVAFYVIFEGMWFYTGFAQILSLGRRNKMVGIAEQYQYILRDESIHLNFGIDVINQIKHENPHLWTAAFRDEIRGMIRTAAELEASYGRDTMPRGFLGLNAALCETYMHFIANRRCAQLGLQPVFAEVENPFPWMSEAMDLKKEKNFFETRVIEYQNGGALAWD, encoded by the coding sequence ATGCTCGACTGGTCCGAACCGAAGTCCACACCCATCGTCCCGCCACTTGCCGGTGCACCTGTCGCCGACGCCACCGGGCTCGGCGCGATCGAGCGCGGCGGCGGCCGCGTCCGCGTCGACGACAAGCGCATGATCAATGCGCGTGCCGACGTCAACCAGCTTCTGCCGCTCAAATACCGCTGGGCCTGGGAGAAGTATCTCGCCGGCTGCAACAATCACTGGATGCCGACCGAAGTGTCGATGCAGGCCGACATCGCCTTGTGGAAGTCGAAAGACGGGCTGACCGACGACGAAAGGCGCATGATCAAGCGCAATCTCGGTTTCTTCGCCGCTTCGGAGAGCCTGGTTGCCAACAACATCGTGCTGGCGATCTACCGCCATCTGACCAATCCTGAATGCCGGCAATATCTGCTGCGCCAGGCCTTCGAGGAGGCGGTCCACACCCACACCTTCCAGTACATCGTCGAGAGCCTCAGCCTGGACGAGGGCGAACTGTTCAACATGTACCGCGAGGTGCCGTCGATCACCGACAAGGCGGCGTGGGCGCTGAAGCACACCCAGCATCTCGACGATCCGGATTTCCGCACCGGCACGCCCGAGACCGACCAGGCCTTCATGCGCGACCTCGTCGCCTTCTACGTCATCTTCGAGGGCATGTGGTTCTACACCGGCTTTGCCCAGATCCTGTCGCTCGGCCGGCGCAACAAGATGGTCGGCATCGCCGAGCAGTATCAGTACATCCTGCGCGACGAGTCGATCCATCTCAACTTCGGCATCGATGTCATCAACCAGATCAAGCACGAGAACCCGCATCTGTGGACGGCGGCGTTCCGGGACGAGATCCGCGGCATGATCCGCACGGCGGCCGAGCTCGAGGCCTCGTATGGCCGTGATACGATGCCGCGCGGTTTCCTTGGGCTCAATGCAGCGCTTTGCGAAACCTACATGCACTTCATCGCCAACCGGCGCTGCGCCCAGCTCGGCTTGCAGCCGGTCTTCGCCGAGGTCGAGAATCCGTTCCCATGGATGTCGGAGGCGATGGACCTCAAGAAGGAGAAGAACTTCTTCGAGACCCGTGTCATCGAATACCAGAATGGCGGAGCGCTGGCATGGGACTGA
- the cobF gene encoding precorrin-6A synthase (deacetylating), with protein sequence MKRKILVIGIGAGNPDYVTIQAVDALNRVNVFFVPDKGIEKDGLARVRREICERFIRDQSYRTVGFDVPRRRPAMEDYGAAVSAWHDAVEDVYQQLLMEELEEDECGAFLVWGDPTLYDSTMRILDRLQAKGGFELEYDVIPGISSVQALAAQHKVALNKIGQSIAITTGRKLTEGFPNNADSVVVMLDGEGAFDRLDGDLDIWWGAYVGTSDEILVSGKLREVVGDIERIRAQARADKGWIMDTYLLKRPD encoded by the coding sequence ATGAAGCGAAAAATACTTGTCATCGGCATCGGCGCCGGCAATCCCGACTATGTCACCATCCAGGCGGTCGATGCGCTCAACCGTGTCAACGTCTTTTTCGTCCCCGACAAGGGTATCGAGAAGGACGGGCTGGCGCGTGTCAGGCGCGAGATCTGCGAACGCTTCATCCGCGACCAGAGCTACCGCACCGTCGGGTTCGACGTGCCTCGCCGCAGGCCGGCGATGGAGGATTATGGCGCTGCCGTCTCGGCTTGGCACGATGCGGTCGAGGACGTCTACCAACAGCTGCTGATGGAAGAACTTGAAGAGGATGAGTGCGGCGCCTTCCTCGTCTGGGGCGATCCGACGCTTTACGACAGCACCATGCGCATTCTCGACCGGTTGCAGGCCAAAGGCGGCTTCGAGCTCGAATATGATGTCATCCCCGGAATATCGAGCGTCCAGGCGCTCGCCGCCCAGCACAAAGTCGCGCTCAACAAGATCGGCCAGTCCATCGCCATCACCACCGGCCGCAAGCTAACTGAGGGCTTTCCCAACAATGCCGACAGCGTCGTCGTCATGCTCGACGGAGAAGGCGCTTTCGACCGCCTCGATGGCGATCTCGACATCTGGTGGGGCGCTTATGTCGGCACATCAGACGAGATTCTGGTGTCGGGCAAGCTGCGCGAGGTTGTCGGCGACATCGAGCGCATCCGCGCCCAGGCACGCGCAGACAAAGGCTGGATCATGGATACCTACCTGCTGAAGCGCCCGGACTAG